One window of Microcoleus vaginatus PCC 9802 genomic DNA carries:
- the nadD gene encoding nicotinate (nicotinamide) nucleotide adenylyltransferase codes for MGKIAILGGTFDPVHWGHVLVAETAASQFALDRVIWVPDRSPPHKWRPDLASFEQRREMLALAIGDRPDFLISPRSANPSDSSFAIDTLLYLQKLYPGDHRWYWIIGSDALLTLPKWHRCGEIAGLCDWLVAPRPTQGDRETAKSGEIEELSEWGDCPGGKPLASAGDRMQVQANAVGRRVAEQMALLDVEIRWQVLSMPAIEISSSHIRRCCAERIDLRYLVPEVVGTYIAAHQLYQ; via the coding sequence ATGGGGAAAATAGCGATTTTGGGGGGGACTTTTGATCCGGTTCACTGGGGTCACGTGTTGGTAGCCGAGACGGCTGCGAGTCAATTTGCTCTTGATCGAGTCATTTGGGTACCGGATCGCTCTCCTCCTCACAAGTGGCGCCCGGATTTGGCAAGTTTTGAGCAGCGGCGGGAAATGCTCGCTCTGGCGATCGGCGATCGCCCCGACTTCCTAATTTCGCCGCGGTCGGCAAATCCCTCCGACAGTTCTTTTGCGATCGACACCCTGCTGTATTTGCAAAAATTGTATCCAGGCGATCATCGCTGGTACTGGATTATTGGTAGTGACGCACTCCTTACTCTCCCCAAATGGCACCGGTGCGGCGAAATTGCCGGGTTGTGCGACTGGTTGGTGGCCCCACGTCCGACTCAGGGAGATCGAGAGACAGCAAAAAGCGGGGAGATTGAGGAACTGTCCGAGTGGGGAGATTGTCCGGGTGGAAAACCCCTCGCGTCCGCGGGGGACAGGATGCAGGTTCAGGCAAATGCTGTGGGCCGACGAGTTGCCGAACAAATGGCTCTTTTGGACGTGGAAATTCGCTGGCAGGTGCTGTCCATGCCTGCGATCGAGATTTCGTCGAGCCACATCCGCCGCTGCTGCGCCGAAAGGATCGACCTCCGCTACTTAGTCCCGGAAGTTGTCGGGACTTATATTGCAGCCCATCAGCTTTACCAGTAA
- a CDS encoding GDP-mannose 4,6-dehydratase produces the protein MKKALICGVSGQDGAYLAKLLLDRGYEVCGTSRDAQMSSFGNLARLGIRDRVKLESMSLNDFRSVLQVLAKIEPDEVYNLAGQSSVGLSFEQPVETLESIATGTLNLLEAIRFTGGKIKLYNASSSECFGDTGGSAADENTPFRPRSPYAVAKATAFWEVANYREAYNLFACSGILFNHESSLRPERFVTQKIVSVVCRIAAGSSEKLHLGNISVQRDWGWAPEYVEAMYLMLQQEEPDDYVIATGVSYPLEEFVQTAFVSAGLDWQEHLVTDASLYRPTEIAVGRGNPGKAKEKLGWEAKYKMPDVVRMMVEARMM, from the coding sequence ATGAAAAAAGCGCTAATTTGTGGTGTATCAGGTCAAGACGGAGCTTATTTAGCTAAACTGTTACTCGATCGAGGTTATGAAGTTTGCGGCACCTCCAGGGACGCCCAAATGTCTAGTTTCGGAAACCTGGCCCGTTTGGGCATCCGAGACAGAGTAAAACTAGAGTCCATGTCTCTCAACGATTTTCGCAGCGTCTTGCAAGTGCTTGCCAAAATAGAGCCAGATGAGGTGTACAATCTAGCGGGTCAAAGTTCCGTCGGTCTGTCCTTTGAACAACCCGTAGAAACCCTCGAAAGCATTGCCACAGGCACATTGAATCTGTTAGAAGCAATTCGGTTTACAGGTGGCAAAATTAAACTTTACAATGCCAGTTCTAGCGAATGTTTTGGCGATACCGGAGGCAGTGCAGCCGATGAAAATACGCCTTTTCGCCCCAGAAGTCCCTACGCGGTGGCGAAAGCAACGGCATTTTGGGAAGTAGCGAATTATCGGGAAGCGTACAATTTGTTTGCATGTTCTGGTATTTTGTTCAATCACGAGTCGTCGCTGCGGCCGGAGAGGTTCGTCACCCAAAAAATTGTATCTGTTGTGTGCCGAATTGCTGCGGGTAGTTCCGAAAAACTGCATTTGGGAAATATTTCAGTGCAGCGGGACTGGGGTTGGGCGCCGGAATATGTGGAGGCGATGTACTTGATGTTGCAGCAGGAAGAACCGGACGATTATGTAATTGCCACGGGTGTAAGTTATCCTTTGGAGGAGTTTGTGCAGACAGCGTTTGTTTCTGCAGGTTTGGATTGGCAGGAACATTTAGTAACCGATGCGAGTCTTTACAGACCGACGGAGATTGCAGTTGGGAGGGGAAATCCGGGTAAGGCAAAAGAAAAATTGGGCTGGGAGGCAAAATATAAAATGCCCGATGTGGTGCGGATGATGGTCGAAGCGAGGATGATGTGA
- the ltrA gene encoding group II intron reverse transcriptase/maturase, giving the protein MHKPKSDLETNTEGWKAINWRQAERYVFKLQKRIFAANRCGDVKKVRKLQKTLMRSWSNRILSVRRVTQDNQGKKTAGVDGLKSLSPVARLELARELKLTGKSKPTRRVWIPKPGSKEKRPLGIPVMYDRGLQAVVKSALEPEWEAIFEPNSYGFRPGRSCHDAIWQIKACIQHKAKFVLDADIAKCFDRINHYELLQKLNIKGKVRRQVKSWLKSGVIDHGVFTATSEGTPQGGVISPLLANIALHGLEQHIEKEFPVNGNGYLKKSISRFGKFVGRPNIIRYADDFVILCEEKSLVQRCREIISEWLAGMGLELKPEKTRLTHTFKDELSEDGKAGFDFLGHHIRQYPAGKHRSSLGTHGEILGFNTLITPNKKSSKAHQEEIGRIIKKHRSSPQSALIRDLNPVIRGWTSFYTNSDAKTVGELSKQDNLTYLKLRRWAKRRCGNIKTGHQLYWHTIGGKNWAFSTREEGSNPLRLLRHGKFECSSTDYVKVKGDKSPYDGDLVYWSSRMGKNPDLPTSVSKLLKWQKGKCPHCEFIFRNEDVMEVDHIVPRAIGGKDEYKNLQLLHRHCHDVKTKIDLESIRKHNLEIVSSGKKSQASRKKGKPSNDKSTPE; this is encoded by the coding sequence ATGCACAAACCTAAGTCTGATTTGGAAACAAATACAGAGGGATGGAAAGCTATCAATTGGCGTCAAGCCGAAAGATATGTTTTCAAGTTACAAAAGCGCATTTTCGCGGCTAACCGTTGTGGAGATGTCAAGAAAGTTCGTAAACTTCAGAAGACGCTGATGAGGTCATGGTCTAATAGGATTTTGTCAGTCAGAAGGGTAACTCAGGACAACCAGGGAAAAAAGACGGCAGGAGTGGACGGGTTGAAAAGCCTATCCCCAGTAGCTCGCCTAGAACTGGCAAGGGAATTAAAACTAACCGGAAAATCCAAACCTACTAGAAGAGTCTGGATACCAAAACCAGGAAGTAAGGAAAAACGCCCACTAGGAATACCTGTAATGTACGACAGAGGCTTACAAGCCGTAGTAAAATCCGCACTTGAGCCGGAATGGGAGGCAATTTTTGAGCCAAACAGCTATGGTTTTAGACCCGGCAGGTCATGTCACGATGCGATTTGGCAAATTAAAGCCTGTATTCAACATAAAGCGAAGTTTGTATTAGATGCAGACATAGCTAAGTGTTTTGACCGCATCAACCATTATGAACTACTCCAAAAGTTGAACATAAAAGGCAAAGTCAGGAGGCAAGTAAAATCCTGGCTAAAATCTGGAGTAATTGACCATGGAGTATTCACTGCAACATCTGAGGGTACGCCACAGGGTGGGGTCATTTCTCCGTTACTGGCGAACATTGCCCTCCACGGTTTGGAGCAACACATAGAAAAAGAGTTTCCTGTAAATGGAAATGGATACTTAAAAAAGTCAATTTCCAGATTTGGGAAATTTGTAGGCAGACCAAATATTATCCGGTACGCTGATGACTTTGTAATTCTATGTGAAGAAAAAAGCTTAGTCCAAAGATGCCGAGAGATAATTTCGGAATGGTTAGCTGGCATGGGCTTAGAATTAAAACCTGAGAAGACGAGGCTAACTCACACTTTCAAGGATGAATTAAGTGAGGATGGTAAAGCTGGTTTTGACTTTTTAGGTCATCACATAAGGCAATACCCTGCCGGAAAACACCGAAGCAGTTTAGGTACGCACGGTGAAATATTAGGTTTTAACACACTCATTACCCCAAATAAGAAGTCAAGTAAGGCACACCAAGAGGAAATCGGAAGAATCATCAAAAAACATAGGTCATCGCCACAATCGGCGTTAATTAGAGACTTAAACCCTGTAATAAGGGGATGGACTTCTTTCTATACAAACTCTGACGCTAAAACCGTTGGAGAACTATCTAAACAAGATAACCTCACATACCTGAAACTTCGACGTTGGGCAAAACGCCGATGTGGAAACATCAAAACAGGACATCAACTGTATTGGCACACCATTGGCGGTAAAAACTGGGCATTCTCAACCAGAGAAGAGGGATCGAACCCCCTTCGGTTACTAAGACATGGTAAATTCGAGTGTAGCAGCACCGACTATGTGAAAGTTAAAGGTGATAAAAGTCCCTATGATGGCGACCTAGTTTATTGGAGTTCAAGAATGGGGAAAAATCCTGATTTGCCTACGTCAGTATCAAAACTCCTAAAATGGCAAAAAGGGAAATGCCCTCATTGCGAATTTATTTTCAGAAATGAAGATGTAATGGAAGTTGACCACATCGTCCCCAGAGCCATTGGAGGTAAGGATGAGTACAAAAATCTTCAACTATTGCATCGGCATTGTCACGATGTTAAAACTAAAATCGACTTGGAATCAATCAGGAAACACAACCTGGAAATCGTATCTTCAGGAAAGAAATCTCAAGCAAGTCGGAAGAAGGGGAAGCCCTCAAATGACAAGAGTACACCCGAGTAG
- a CDS encoding type I glyceraldehyde-3-phosphate dehydrogenase — MIRVAINGFGRIGRSFARCWLGRENSQLELVAINDTSDPRSNAHLLRYDSMMGTLKNVDISADENSITLNGKTVKCVSDRNPLNLPWKDWGIDLIIESTGVFVDQAGASKHITAGAKKVLITAPGKGSEVGTYVMGVNHHNYKHSDYTVISNASCTTNCLAPVLKVLHENFGIVKGMMTTTHSYTGDQRLLDASHRDLRRARAAAMNIVPTSTGAAQAVALVIPELKGKLNGIAMRVPTPNVSVVDFVAQVEKKTFTEQVNQVFKEAASGSMKGILEYNDLPLVSCDYRGSDASSILDSSLTLVMDGDMVKVLAWYDNEWGYSQRVVDLAELVAERWEA, encoded by the coding sequence GTGATTAGAGTCGCGATCAATGGTTTTGGACGTATCGGGCGCAGTTTTGCGCGCTGCTGGCTGGGCAGAGAAAACAGCCAGCTAGAGTTGGTAGCTATTAATGACACTTCCGATCCCAGAAGTAATGCTCACTTGCTGAGATACGATTCCATGATGGGAACGTTGAAGAATGTGGACATCAGTGCGGATGAAAATTCCATTACTCTCAACGGCAAGACAGTTAAATGCGTGAGCGATCGCAACCCGCTAAACTTGCCTTGGAAAGATTGGGGTATTGATCTGATTATTGAATCGACCGGCGTCTTCGTTGACCAAGCTGGTGCATCGAAGCATATCACTGCCGGCGCTAAAAAAGTGCTAATTACTGCTCCCGGCAAGGGTTCGGAAGTTGGCACTTATGTGATGGGAGTCAACCACCACAACTACAAGCACAGTGACTACACAGTCATCAGCAATGCTAGCTGTACTACCAACTGTCTGGCTCCTGTACTGAAAGTGCTGCACGAAAATTTTGGCATCGTCAAAGGCATGATGACCACTACCCACAGCTATACTGGCGACCAGCGCTTGCTGGATGCCAGCCACCGCGACTTGCGGCGGGCCCGGGCGGCAGCAATGAATATTGTGCCGACTTCTACCGGAGCAGCCCAAGCTGTGGCTTTGGTGATTCCGGAATTGAAAGGCAAGTTAAATGGTATCGCCATGCGCGTCCCGACTCCTAATGTGTCGGTAGTTGATTTTGTGGCTCAGGTAGAGAAAAAGACTTTTACCGAGCAAGTAAATCAAGTGTTCAAAGAAGCTGCCTCTGGCTCCATGAAAGGGATTTTGGAGTACAACGATTTGCCTTTAGTTTCATGCGACTATCGCGGAAGTGATGCTTCTTCGATTCTGGATTCCAGCTTAACGCTGGTGATGGATGGCGACATGGTAAAGGTTTTGGCTTGGTACGACAATGAGTGGGGCTACAGTCAGCGGGTGGTTGACTTGGCTGAATTGGTTGCCGAACGTTGGGAAGCCTAG